A single Pan troglodytes isolate AG18354 chromosome 19, NHGRI_mPanTro3-v2.0_pri, whole genome shotgun sequence DNA region contains:
- the RUNDC3A gene encoding RUN domain-containing protein 3A isoform X5: MEASFVQTTMALGLSSKKASSRNVAVERKNLITVCRFSVKTLLEKYTAEPIDDSSEEFVNFAAILEQILSHRFKGPVSWFSSDGQRGFWDYIRLACSKVPNNCVSSIENMENISTARAKGRAWIRVALMEKRMSEYITTALRDTRTTRRFYDSGAIMLRDEATILTGMLIGLSAIDFSFCLKGEVLDGKTPVVIDYTPYLKFTQSYDYLTDEEERHSAESSTSEDNSPEHPYLPLVTDEDSWYSKWHKMEQKFRIVYAQKGYLEELVRLRESQLKDLEAENRRLQLQLEEAAAQNQREKRELEGVILELQEQLTGLIPSDHAPLAQGSKELTTPLVNQWPSLGTLNGAEGASNSKLYRRHSFMSTEPLSAEASLSSDSQRLGEGTRDEEPWGPIGSSEPN, encoded by the exons GTTCTCTGTGAAAACGCTGCTGGAGAAGTACACAGCGGAGCCCATCGATGACTCATCGGAGGAGTTTGTCAATTTTGCAGCCATTTTAGAGCAGATCCTCAGCCACCGCTTCAAAG GTCCAGTGAGCTGGTTCAGCTCAGACGGGCAGCGGGGCTTCTGGGACTATATCCGGCTGGCCTGCAGCAAAGTGCCCAACAACTGTGTGAGCAGCATCGAGAACATGGAGAACATCAGCACAGCCCGGGCCAAG GGCCGGGCATGGATCCGGGTGGCACTGATGGAGAAGCGCATGTCAGAATACATCACCACGGCTCTGCGTGACACCCGGACCACCAG ACGGTTCTATGACTCTGGAGCCATCATGCTGCGGGATGAAGCCACCATCCTCACCGGAATGCTGATCGGACTGAGCGCCATCGACTTCAG cttctgtcTAAAGGGGGAAGTCCTGGACGGGAAGACCCCCGTGGTCATCGATTACACGCCCTACCTAAAGTTCACGCAGAG CTACGACTACCTGACGGACGAGGAGGAGCGGCACAGCGCCGAGAGCAGCACGAGCGAGGACAACTCGCCCGAGCACCCGTACCTGCCGCTCGTCACCGACGAGGACAGCTGGTACAGCAAGTGGCACAAGATGGAGCAGAAGTTCCGCATCGTCTACGCGCAGAAG GGCTACCTGGAGGAGCTGGTGCGTCTGCGCGAGTCGCAGCTGAAGGACCTGGAGGCGGAGAACCGGCGGCTTCAGCTGCAGCTGGAGGAGGCGGCGGCGCAGAACCAGCGCGAGAAACGGGAGCTGGAAGGCGTGATCCTGGAGCTGCAGGAGCAGCT gacAGGTCTGATCCCCAGTGACCAcgcccctctggcccagggttCCAAGGAGCTCACTACACCCCTGGTCAATCAATGGCCCTCACTGGGAACGCTTAATGGGGCCGAGGGCGCCAGCAACTCCAAGCTCTACCGGAG ACACAGCTTCATGAGCACGGAGCCGCTGTCAGCTGAAGCCAGTCTGAGCTCGGACTCCCAGCGCCTGGGAGAGGGCACGCGGGACGAGGAGCCCTGGGGTCCCATCG gaagctcagagccaaATTAG
- the RUNDC3A gene encoding RUN domain-containing protein 3A isoform X1, producing the protein MEASFVQTTMALGLSSKKASSRNVAVERKNLITVCRFSVKTLLEKYTAEPIDDSSEEFVNFAAILEQILSHRFKAGPVSWFSSDGQRGFWDYIRLACSKVPNNCVSSIENMENISTARAKGRAWIRVALMEKRMSEYITTALRDTRTTRRFYDSGAIMLRDEATILTGMLIGLSAIDFSFCLKGEVLDGKTPVVIDYTPYLKFTQSYDYLTDEEERHSAESSTSEDNSPEHPYLPLVTDEDSWYSKWHKMEQKFRIVYAQKGYLEELVRLRESQLKDLEAENRRLQLQLEEAAAQNQREKRELEGVILELQEQLTGLIPSDHAPLAQGSKELTTPLVNQWPSLGTLNGAEGASNSKLYRRHSFMSTEPLSAEASLSSDSQRLGEGTRDEEPWGPIGKDPTPSMLGLCGSLASIPSCKSLASFKSNECLVSDSPEGSPALSPS; encoded by the exons GTTCTCTGTGAAAACGCTGCTGGAGAAGTACACAGCGGAGCCCATCGATGACTCATCGGAGGAGTTTGTCAATTTTGCAGCCATTTTAGAGCAGATCCTCAGCCACCGCTTCAAAG CAGGTCCAGTGAGCTGGTTCAGCTCAGACGGGCAGCGGGGCTTCTGGGACTATATCCGGCTGGCCTGCAGCAAAGTGCCCAACAACTGTGTGAGCAGCATCGAGAACATGGAGAACATCAGCACAGCCCGGGCCAAG GGCCGGGCATGGATCCGGGTGGCACTGATGGAGAAGCGCATGTCAGAATACATCACCACGGCTCTGCGTGACACCCGGACCACCAG ACGGTTCTATGACTCTGGAGCCATCATGCTGCGGGATGAAGCCACCATCCTCACCGGAATGCTGATCGGACTGAGCGCCATCGACTTCAG cttctgtcTAAAGGGGGAAGTCCTGGACGGGAAGACCCCCGTGGTCATCGATTACACGCCCTACCTAAAGTTCACGCAGAG CTACGACTACCTGACGGACGAGGAGGAGCGGCACAGCGCCGAGAGCAGCACGAGCGAGGACAACTCGCCCGAGCACCCGTACCTGCCGCTCGTCACCGACGAGGACAGCTGGTACAGCAAGTGGCACAAGATGGAGCAGAAGTTCCGCATCGTCTACGCGCAGAAG GGCTACCTGGAGGAGCTGGTGCGTCTGCGCGAGTCGCAGCTGAAGGACCTGGAGGCGGAGAACCGGCGGCTTCAGCTGCAGCTGGAGGAGGCGGCGGCGCAGAACCAGCGCGAGAAACGGGAGCTGGAAGGCGTGATCCTGGAGCTGCAGGAGCAGCT gacAGGTCTGATCCCCAGTGACCAcgcccctctggcccagggttCCAAGGAGCTCACTACACCCCTGGTCAATCAATGGCCCTCACTGGGAACGCTTAATGGGGCCGAGGGCGCCAGCAACTCCAAGCTCTACCGGAG ACACAGCTTCATGAGCACGGAGCCGCTGTCAGCTGAAGCCAGTCTGAGCTCGGACTCCCAGCGCCTGGGAGAGGGCACGCGGGACGAGGAGCCCTGGGGTCCCATCG GGAAGGACCCCACGCCCTCCATGCTGGGCCTCTGCGGCTCCCTGGCCTCCATTCCCAGCTGCAAGTCCCTGGCGAGCTTCAAATCCAACGAGTGCCTGGTGAGCGACAGTCCCGAGGGCAGCCCAGCACTGAGCCCCAGCTGA
- the RUNDC3A gene encoding RUN domain-containing protein 3A isoform X4, whose translation MEASFVQTTMALGLSSKKASSRNVAVERKNLITVCRFSVKTLLEKYTAEPIDDSSEEFVNFAAILEQILSHRFKACAPAGPVSWFSSDGQRGFWDYIRLACSKVPNNCVSSIENMENISTARAKGRAWIRVALMEKRMSEYITTALRDTRTTRRFYDSGAIMLRDEATILTGMLIGLSAIDFSFCLKGEVLDGKTPVVIDYTPYLKFTQSYDYLTDEEERHSAESSTSEDNSPEHPYLPLVTDEDSWYSKWHKMEQKFRIVYAQKGYLEELVRLRESQLKDLEAENRRLQLQLEEAAAQNQREKRELEGVILELQEQLTGLIPSDHAPLAQGSKELTTPLVNQWPSLGTLNGAEGASNSKLYRRHSFMSTEPLSAEASLSSDSQRLGEGTRDEEPWGPIGSSEPN comes from the exons GTTCTCTGTGAAAACGCTGCTGGAGAAGTACACAGCGGAGCCCATCGATGACTCATCGGAGGAGTTTGTCAATTTTGCAGCCATTTTAGAGCAGATCCTCAGCCACCGCTTCAAAG CCTGTGCCCCAGCAGGTCCAGTGAGCTGGTTCAGCTCAGACGGGCAGCGGGGCTTCTGGGACTATATCCGGCTGGCCTGCAGCAAAGTGCCCAACAACTGTGTGAGCAGCATCGAGAACATGGAGAACATCAGCACAGCCCGGGCCAAG GGCCGGGCATGGATCCGGGTGGCACTGATGGAGAAGCGCATGTCAGAATACATCACCACGGCTCTGCGTGACACCCGGACCACCAG ACGGTTCTATGACTCTGGAGCCATCATGCTGCGGGATGAAGCCACCATCCTCACCGGAATGCTGATCGGACTGAGCGCCATCGACTTCAG cttctgtcTAAAGGGGGAAGTCCTGGACGGGAAGACCCCCGTGGTCATCGATTACACGCCCTACCTAAAGTTCACGCAGAG CTACGACTACCTGACGGACGAGGAGGAGCGGCACAGCGCCGAGAGCAGCACGAGCGAGGACAACTCGCCCGAGCACCCGTACCTGCCGCTCGTCACCGACGAGGACAGCTGGTACAGCAAGTGGCACAAGATGGAGCAGAAGTTCCGCATCGTCTACGCGCAGAAG GGCTACCTGGAGGAGCTGGTGCGTCTGCGCGAGTCGCAGCTGAAGGACCTGGAGGCGGAGAACCGGCGGCTTCAGCTGCAGCTGGAGGAGGCGGCGGCGCAGAACCAGCGCGAGAAACGGGAGCTGGAAGGCGTGATCCTGGAGCTGCAGGAGCAGCT gacAGGTCTGATCCCCAGTGACCAcgcccctctggcccagggttCCAAGGAGCTCACTACACCCCTGGTCAATCAATGGCCCTCACTGGGAACGCTTAATGGGGCCGAGGGCGCCAGCAACTCCAAGCTCTACCGGAG ACACAGCTTCATGAGCACGGAGCCGCTGTCAGCTGAAGCCAGTCTGAGCTCGGACTCCCAGCGCCTGGGAGAGGGCACGCGGGACGAGGAGCCCTGGGGTCCCATCG gaagctcagagccaaATTAG
- the RUNDC3A gene encoding RUN domain-containing protein 3A isoform X3 — protein MEASFVQTTMALGLSSKKASSRNVAVERKNLITVCRFSVKTLLEKYTAEPIDDSSEEFVNFAAILEQILSHRFKGPVSWFSSDGQRGFWDYIRLACSKVPNNCVSSIENMENISTARAKGRAWIRVALMEKRMSEYITTALRDTRTTRRFYDSGAIMLRDEATILTGMLIGLSAIDFSFCLKGEVLDGKTPVVIDYTPYLKFTQSYDYLTDEEERHSAESSTSEDNSPEHPYLPLVTDEDSWYSKWHKMEQKFRIVYAQKGYLEELVRLRESQLKDLEAENRRLQLQLEEAAAQNQREKRELEGVILELQEQLTGLIPSDHAPLAQGSKELTTPLVNQWPSLGTLNGAEGASNSKLYRRHSFMSTEPLSAEASLSSDSQRLGEGTRDEEPWGPIGKDPTPSMLGLCGSLASIPSCKSLASFKSNECLVSDSPEGSPALSPS, from the exons GTTCTCTGTGAAAACGCTGCTGGAGAAGTACACAGCGGAGCCCATCGATGACTCATCGGAGGAGTTTGTCAATTTTGCAGCCATTTTAGAGCAGATCCTCAGCCACCGCTTCAAAG GTCCAGTGAGCTGGTTCAGCTCAGACGGGCAGCGGGGCTTCTGGGACTATATCCGGCTGGCCTGCAGCAAAGTGCCCAACAACTGTGTGAGCAGCATCGAGAACATGGAGAACATCAGCACAGCCCGGGCCAAG GGCCGGGCATGGATCCGGGTGGCACTGATGGAGAAGCGCATGTCAGAATACATCACCACGGCTCTGCGTGACACCCGGACCACCAG ACGGTTCTATGACTCTGGAGCCATCATGCTGCGGGATGAAGCCACCATCCTCACCGGAATGCTGATCGGACTGAGCGCCATCGACTTCAG cttctgtcTAAAGGGGGAAGTCCTGGACGGGAAGACCCCCGTGGTCATCGATTACACGCCCTACCTAAAGTTCACGCAGAG CTACGACTACCTGACGGACGAGGAGGAGCGGCACAGCGCCGAGAGCAGCACGAGCGAGGACAACTCGCCCGAGCACCCGTACCTGCCGCTCGTCACCGACGAGGACAGCTGGTACAGCAAGTGGCACAAGATGGAGCAGAAGTTCCGCATCGTCTACGCGCAGAAG GGCTACCTGGAGGAGCTGGTGCGTCTGCGCGAGTCGCAGCTGAAGGACCTGGAGGCGGAGAACCGGCGGCTTCAGCTGCAGCTGGAGGAGGCGGCGGCGCAGAACCAGCGCGAGAAACGGGAGCTGGAAGGCGTGATCCTGGAGCTGCAGGAGCAGCT gacAGGTCTGATCCCCAGTGACCAcgcccctctggcccagggttCCAAGGAGCTCACTACACCCCTGGTCAATCAATGGCCCTCACTGGGAACGCTTAATGGGGCCGAGGGCGCCAGCAACTCCAAGCTCTACCGGAG ACACAGCTTCATGAGCACGGAGCCGCTGTCAGCTGAAGCCAGTCTGAGCTCGGACTCCCAGCGCCTGGGAGAGGGCACGCGGGACGAGGAGCCCTGGGGTCCCATCG GGAAGGACCCCACGCCCTCCATGCTGGGCCTCTGCGGCTCCCTGGCCTCCATTCCCAGCTGCAAGTCCCTGGCGAGCTTCAAATCCAACGAGTGCCTGGTGAGCGACAGTCCCGAGGGCAGCCCAGCACTGAGCCCCAGCTGA
- the RUNDC3A gene encoding RUN domain-containing protein 3A isoform X2 → MEASFVQTTMALGLSSKKASSRNVAVERKNLITVCRFSVKTLLEKYTAEPIDDSSEEFVNFAAILEQILSHRFKACAPAGPVSWFSSDGQRGFWDYIRLACSKVPNNCVSSIENMENISTARAKGRAWIRVALMEKRMSEYITTALRDTRTTRRFYDSGAIMLRDEATILTGMLIGLSAIDFSFCLKGEVLDGKTPVVIDYTPYLKFTQSYDYLTDEEERHSAESSTSEDNSPEHPYLPLVTDEDSWYSKWHKMEQKFRIVYAQKGYLEELVRLRESQLKDLEAENRRLQLQLEEAAAQNQREKRELEGVILELQEQLTGLIPSDHAPLAQGSKELTTPLVNQWPSLGTLNGAEGASNSKLYRRHSFMSTEPLSAEASLSSDSQRLGEGTRDEEPWGPIGKDPTPSMLGLCGSLASIPSCKSLASFKSNECLVSDSPEGSPALSPS, encoded by the exons GTTCTCTGTGAAAACGCTGCTGGAGAAGTACACAGCGGAGCCCATCGATGACTCATCGGAGGAGTTTGTCAATTTTGCAGCCATTTTAGAGCAGATCCTCAGCCACCGCTTCAAAG CCTGTGCCCCAGCAGGTCCAGTGAGCTGGTTCAGCTCAGACGGGCAGCGGGGCTTCTGGGACTATATCCGGCTGGCCTGCAGCAAAGTGCCCAACAACTGTGTGAGCAGCATCGAGAACATGGAGAACATCAGCACAGCCCGGGCCAAG GGCCGGGCATGGATCCGGGTGGCACTGATGGAGAAGCGCATGTCAGAATACATCACCACGGCTCTGCGTGACACCCGGACCACCAG ACGGTTCTATGACTCTGGAGCCATCATGCTGCGGGATGAAGCCACCATCCTCACCGGAATGCTGATCGGACTGAGCGCCATCGACTTCAG cttctgtcTAAAGGGGGAAGTCCTGGACGGGAAGACCCCCGTGGTCATCGATTACACGCCCTACCTAAAGTTCACGCAGAG CTACGACTACCTGACGGACGAGGAGGAGCGGCACAGCGCCGAGAGCAGCACGAGCGAGGACAACTCGCCCGAGCACCCGTACCTGCCGCTCGTCACCGACGAGGACAGCTGGTACAGCAAGTGGCACAAGATGGAGCAGAAGTTCCGCATCGTCTACGCGCAGAAG GGCTACCTGGAGGAGCTGGTGCGTCTGCGCGAGTCGCAGCTGAAGGACCTGGAGGCGGAGAACCGGCGGCTTCAGCTGCAGCTGGAGGAGGCGGCGGCGCAGAACCAGCGCGAGAAACGGGAGCTGGAAGGCGTGATCCTGGAGCTGCAGGAGCAGCT gacAGGTCTGATCCCCAGTGACCAcgcccctctggcccagggttCCAAGGAGCTCACTACACCCCTGGTCAATCAATGGCCCTCACTGGGAACGCTTAATGGGGCCGAGGGCGCCAGCAACTCCAAGCTCTACCGGAG ACACAGCTTCATGAGCACGGAGCCGCTGTCAGCTGAAGCCAGTCTGAGCTCGGACTCCCAGCGCCTGGGAGAGGGCACGCGGGACGAGGAGCCCTGGGGTCCCATCG GGAAGGACCCCACGCCCTCCATGCTGGGCCTCTGCGGCTCCCTGGCCTCCATTCCCAGCTGCAAGTCCCTGGCGAGCTTCAAATCCAACGAGTGCCTGGTGAGCGACAGTCCCGAGGGCAGCCCAGCACTGAGCCCCAGCTGA